DNA from Daucus carota subsp. sativus chromosome 1, DH1 v3.0, whole genome shotgun sequence:
CATATGGTTAGGTCTAGTAGTAGTAGTGGTGGTGTTGTTGGTGAGCAATGCGGCGTCGTATTCTAAGTCCGAATCTTCTAATTCAGGGAGTAGAGGACCCCACATAGCTGATGTGAATATATTGTTGCCTCCCAAGATGACTCATCCTGTTCACTATAGACTTCAAGCAAGTGATGGCTGCTTCAAATGGTATGATACCCccaattttttctttatttcatcaatttttttttttaaatatttaatctcaCTTGCTTACTTAACTTACAACAACATTCTACAACTTCAATCTCAATTCTTATATGTGTTTAGCTATGTTTTACATCGGGACCGTAGGAGTGCCATGCTTTCCTATTTAATTCACTTCTCTTTCCGCTTTCGAGTGTAGCTAGAACACCTGCTCAACTATTGCTGCAGactgtctgtttctgttgcagtgtttaagtaattttaaactttatatatgtatataatggaTCAGGTCATGGGATCATCATGATATCTTGTCTGTTTTACCCGAGTACAATTCGAGTAATCACTGCTCCACGAGTGCCCACTTGAAGTCGATAGCACCCTATAGTGGGCGCAAGGAGACGGCCGTGTATGCTACGGATGTGGATACTGGGAGGGTCATTCGTTGCAAGGTTTATATTGATAATGTTTCTAGAATTCAAATATTTCATAGTTCTGTCAAACTTGATTTAGACGGGCTTGCCACTTTACGTGTTCGTGCCTTTGACAGCGAAGGTATGTCAAGCTAGTTTATGACTTAAACattgaaacttttttttttctttccatTGTATTGTATTAATTCATGTAATTGCAAACAACATTACAAACTCGATTAAgctatactattttttttaagtgtCCTATGGACTATGGTTAGGGTCTCCGTAATGATTGATGCATCCAATTCAAACTTGTTCCTCGTATCACGCACTTTCAACCATGACATCACTAACTGCTATCATTATACTAAACTTGACATGCTGATTGCTGACttcttatattaatatatataatcatgtagCTTTCTTGCTTCTTATGCTTTCTATGTTTTGTGCCTCTGCTGAACGCATGACATAATTCATTTGTAATTTGTATCATAATGCAACATTGACATGCTTACTTGAATTGAAGTGTTAAACTGTGCGgtgtattattattaattcttgACATGTAAAATTGGTAAACCTTAGCTAAACCAGCATTTAACATAACAGGAGGCAGATTGCTGTATTTTCtgttaaataaaattgaaaacgaACGGGGTCAATTGATATACTGATCCAATCAACCATTTATATgaattaatcactaaatcttcaataaaataaaacagtGCATTAGTAAATCTTTGATGGATATGAATATATCAGAACAAATCTATATTATTGCAATAATTGTTCTTGTTTCTGTGCTGCTATTTTTCATTTGCATCATTGTATGTATAGGATGCTTAATGACTTGCATCACACTACTGCAGTTGAACTTTTGCTGTCAAGTGTGCAATTAGTTTACTAATTCTCATTTCTCTTGGCCTCTTGGGTCTATTTAGTAGAATATCAAATTTCTTATGGACATTTTTATcagtttttgttatttttcacATGGATTGAGCTAGAAATTAAATACTGCAGGGGGcgaatttttttccttttagcaAGTAATatggagtaatattttattaatgttaaaaaaacatgTTAATTATTACAAATGTCATTGTTTACAAATATGCTTGTAGCCTTGTATTTATATTAACACCATAATACTATCGCTATATTCATAAAATTTACATATGTTTGAGGGGGCACAAATATATACTAAAACATTTtagcattaatatatatatatatatatatatatatatatatatatatatatatatatatatatatatatataggccaacattccagggAGGGACtctttatatggagttacatagcgcgccactataaatcattaattttattataaattctgttatagaatacatataaaacgtgattctaatatagaatactataaaataaatctattttaagtaatttaacacttaaaatttgattaaaaaaagtatatttttcgaaactgattctacaacagaataattctggatgattattattctgttatggaatcatgttgagatactgcataattttagatgatctttggaataaaaaaattgtataacttcgtcgtcagtttaataatcaaaagttgtaattatatttcataaaaaatataatagaatatatattatgtatatatttataatggtgtgctacgtaactccatataagagggtatgctatggagtgctaccctatatatatattgctcCTGAATTTTATACTAATTTTATGGCTATCGAATTTTGGGCGGCAGCTGGCACCATCAGCCACCCCTTGCCTCCATCTTTGATTGTTATTTATATTGTTTAGACTTTAGTTGCATGTGTTCTTGGGGCTATTATGCTTGCCGTGTCTCTGAActgatgtattttttatttaactaagatgtgaaattataaaaaagctCATATATCTTTGTTTACTGTCTCATTGTGCAGAAAATGTGTTTTCATCCCTAGTGGGCATACGGTTCATGTGGCAACTCGAGCCTGAAACCGATGAATCAGCTCATCACCTTGTTCATGTACCTTTAAAGCTCTCTCCACTAAGTGATTGTGGTGGCTTGTGCGGTGATCTCGACGTCCAAATAAAGCTTGAAGATAGTGGAGTTTTTTCAGACCTTTATGTTGTAAAAGGAACTGAAATCGGTCATGAACGCGTTTCAGTAGATCTGCTTGAGCCAATGTATGATCAGATGGCTGATAGTATTGTTCTAACTGTTGCAGAAGCTATGTCTCTTTATCCACCATCCCCTGTTTTTGTTCTTGTTGGTGCTGTTGTGCAATATCTACTAACAGTTGTGCGCGGGAATATTCCTCGAGCAGTAACTTTACCATCTCCGTATCATCAATGGTCGGTTTTGAATTCTTCAGTTTCTCGGATAGACAAAACGATGGGTATAGCTCATGCACTGAACTTAGGTGTCACAACTGTTAGTGTTGAAGATACAAGAGTTGCTGGTCACATCCAACTGTCATCACTACATGTAGTGCTTCCagattctttatatatatacatatcgcCTTTGTCACATTCTGGTGATATTCTCGAAGGTGCAGCACCTAATCCATCTGTTTCACGTTGGTATGTTGTTACTGGTAGACAATATCTTCTTGAAATGAAAGTTTTCTCGCGAGTACCTGAGTCACAAGAGATATATATAACGGAGACTGATGATATAAAGTTGTATGATGACCATTCTGAGTTTTGGAATATATTCCCAGTTTCAGATACTACTACTTCCAAACTTGTGTgtttgaattctaaaattctGAAAGCAATGTCATATGGATTGGGTAAACTAACTGCAACTTTAACCTACAGTAATGGGGTTCATGAGGTGAATCAGGCTCTCAAGGTTGTGCAAGAAATCATGGTTTGTGAGCAAGTAAAGTTTAGTAAGGACAAAAGAAGTGCATCTGGGAGTATTCTCCTTCCATGGGCCCCTTCTGTCCACCAGGAGGTGGAGCTAAAGGCAACAGGAGGTTGTGCCATATCATCCAGTGACTACAAATGGTTTTCTTCAGATATGTCCATTGTGTGTGTATCAGCACATGGTATTGTTCAGTCAAAAAGACCAGGGAAAGTTACTATTAAAGTGGTATCTAGTTTTGATTCTTTCAATTACGATGAGTTGGAAATTGAAGTTTCCATTCCTTCCTCTATGATCATGCTGCAACAATTTCCTGTAGAGACTGTTGTGGGATCAAATCTTGCAGCTTCCGTGACACTTAAAGATTCTAATGGTGATAATTATTTCAGATGTGATGCTTTCAGTTCAGCCATACAGTGGAATACCGGAAGCGATTCTTTTACGATTGTCTATACAGAGAGAGAATCATTCTTATTTGATGAGCAAGACGTCCCTGATTTGCTTGCATCATTATATAGCCCGCCATGTGCCTGGGCCCGTATATATGCTTCTGCTACTGGGCGAACAATGCTACATGCTTCACTTAAAAAGGATTATCATCCTCTTGATCATTCGCTCACCGGATCTATCGATTTAAAAGCATCAGCTCTCATTTCAGCATATCTACCACTCTTCGTGCATCAGGCAGGTGATGGGAACCAGTATGGTGGTTATTGGTTTAATTTGTCTTATGCTGAGGCTAATAACCATTTAGAGAATTTGAAAATCTTGAATCTTGTTCCTGGCACACATATGGATGTCACTCTGTCCGGGGGACCAGATCAGTGGGGAGGAGGTGTTGAATTCACTGAAACTGTGGAAATTTTACCTCAGGAACAGACTAAGCAGAAAGGGGTTTTGGTCCATAATATAACTACCATTTATGGTAGCTCATATAGAATATCATGCGAGAATTGGGGAGAATTTAAAGTTCTTTTCAAACGTGGAAACTTGGCTGGCGATGATCATATACTACCTGCTGTGGCGGAGGCTGAACTATTGCTCTCATGTATCTTACCATCTTCAATCTCAATAGTAGTTGATAGTTCTGTCAATGCCCTTGATGTGATACACACAGCTATGCAGGCTGACCGGAATTCAGAGCAAGTTCGGGCCCTTCCAATCACTGTGGCTAATGGGCGAACTATTAGAGTATCTGCTGTTGGTATTAGTGACTCTGGGAATGCTTTTGGGAACTCTTCTTCTCTTAGTATAAGTTGGGAAGCGAGAAATTGTGATGGATTGGCCTTCTGGGATGCTGCTGCTACATCCATATCAAATTGGGAGAGGTTTTTGGTCTTGCAAAACTCAACAGGACTTTGCACTGTTCGTGCCACAGTTGGTGGATTCATAGAGACCTTGAGTAATCATCGCTTTATTAAATCCTATGGAAGTTCAAAATCTCTTACCGATGCCGTACAACTACAACTTGTCTCTACTTTAAAAGTCACTCCAGAGTTCAGCTTGTTATTATTCAGTCACTTGGCTATATTAGATCTCTCAATTAGTGGAGGGAGTTGTGCACTGACTACTGTGGTTAATGATACCCAAGTTGCAGAATTAATTGATCGTACACCAGATTTGCA
Protein-coding regions in this window:
- the LOC108204254 gene encoding nuclear pore complex protein GP210 translates to MSSSSIWLGLVVVVVVLLVSNAASYSKSESSNSGSRGPHIADVNILLPPKMTHPVHYRLQASDGCFKWSWDHHDILSVLPEYNSSNHCSTSAHLKSIAPYSGRKETAVYATDVDTGRVIRCKVYIDNVSRIQIFHSSVKLDLDGLATLRVRAFDSEENVFSSLVGIRFMWQLEPETDESAHHLVHVPLKLSPLSDCGGLCGDLDVQIKLEDSGVFSDLYVVKGTEIGHERVSVDLLEPMYDQMADSIVLTVAEAMSLYPPSPVFVLVGAVVQYLLTVVRGNIPRAVTLPSPYHQWSVLNSSVSRIDKTMGIAHALNLGVTTVSVEDTRVAGHIQLSSLHVVLPDSLYIYISPLSHSGDILEGAAPNPSVSRWYVVTGRQYLLEMKVFSRVPESQEIYITETDDIKLYDDHSEFWNIFPVSDTTTSKLVCLNSKILKAMSYGLGKLTATLTYSNGVHEVNQALKVVQEIMVCEQVKFSKDKRSASGSILLPWAPSVHQEVELKATGGCAISSSDYKWFSSDMSIVCVSAHGIVQSKRPGKVTIKVVSSFDSFNYDELEIEVSIPSSMIMLQQFPVETVVGSNLAASVTLKDSNGDNYFRCDAFSSAIQWNTGSDSFTIVYTERESFLFDEQDVPDLLASLYSPPCAWARIYASATGRTMLHASLKKDYHPLDHSLTGSIDLKASALISAYLPLFVHQAGDGNQYGGYWFNLSYAEANNHLENLKILNLVPGTHMDVTLSGGPDQWGGGVEFTETVEILPQEQTKQKGVLVHNITTIYGSSYRISCENWGEFKVLFKRGNLAGDDHILPAVAEAELLLSCILPSSISIVVDSSVNALDVIHTAMQADRNSEQVRALPITVANGRTIRVSAVGISDSGNAFGNSSSLSISWEARNCDGLAFWDAAATSISNWERFLVLQNSTGLCTVRATVGGFIETLSNHRFIKSYGSSKSLTDAVQLQLVSTLKVTPEFSLLLFSHLAILDLSISGGSCALTTVVNDTQVAELIDRTPDLHCSQLSLAPKSLGTALVTVYDMGLSPPLAATSVVQVADVDWLKITSGELISLVEGSSQSIDLLAGVNNGRTFDFSQYMYMKIRVHIEDHNIVSLLDGISDGYLKAPKFILQAKNHGITTLYVSARQQSGREILSQFIKVEVYAPLSIRPSNIYLVPGASYVLTVEGGPTIGGYVEYGSMNDETAIIHKSSGRLIAIAPGNTTLVARIYSKGDEVMCHAFGYVVVEIPSSAMLNVQSEQLAIGSELQIYPSFTNGNLFSLYEVCKNYEWSVEDEDVLTFKVVDLLHGYKLGASSIVLEASGSNEKLDLRFIREFYGKSSGQTHVSVSFSCNFVSRSFSQSRLYTASILLSVVPDLPLALGKPVTWVLPPHYITSNLLPSSSGSYSQGDAQSSKGTITYTLLKEYGGQKDIELVNEAISIQGVKIQTRESNNIGCIQAKDRLTGRFEIASCVRVAEVAQIRVSRHAFPFYSVNLAVGAELSIPLIYYDAFGYPFYEAYNIVLYDVETNYGDIVSINDTHDGNIYLKALQFGRALVRISLKNNSTKSDYLLITIGARLYPHNPLLQLGNRLNFSIEGLTDQVSGWWTSVNTSTVSIDRVSGEAEAIGEGSTQVIYESSDFKLLTFVTVSKGHMITVNAPKGILTNAPFSMRGYKFLVTFSDAFEPIREPGGAVKTLLHECEVEPHFVGYADPWMDFESGMSYCLFFPYSPGHLVRSVGNLKDTRRDISVTINAFVRGTNNISGSASAFFVGGFAILDMDHNSLHLNLTSKSNKSVITVVGNTDVVVDSQGRNQLLITPIHRENNGVAGRAEYEVKVLSSWRFKDKLIISLAANGQRVEIDVNYEPEKIPALPSSTKVSNWMVILVCSSVLISTLILFLCYLDRSNRYQANAAPTTRTATVQSPATPPRSSPSVVNEHSPQTPQAFIDYVRRTVDETPYYRKDPRRRFNAQNTF